One genomic segment of Flavobacteriales bacterium includes these proteins:
- a CDS encoding MFS transporter, which yields MSLNNIKAILPASIAVTAAYSTSLFGLYVQPQLLIPLMEKFQATDPEIGQLFMVENLFYFIFLVVATVPITKYSRTKIAYVGTIFLVLGNLGSAYANTIDSLMLLRAFVAIGSGIVSGAATASASSSSEPERTFALSGVMYLCIFSISHALLPYIVEWMDIKGVYLSLALYSLLIIPAYMYLLPPILKNIGNSDFITEIKNAPYKALAIIAMFGLLIYELGQNGVFTYMDKLGANTGIESEERGLALFLSSLFGISGGILATWLGTKYGRFKPLLIGVILNIGIGALFTI from the coding sequence ATGAGCCTTAATAATATAAAAGCAATACTTCCAGCTTCAATTGCTGTAACTGCCGCGTACAGCACAAGCCTATTTGGCTTATATGTACAGCCTCAACTTCTAATTCCTTTAATGGAAAAATTTCAAGCTACAGACCCTGAAATAGGACAATTGTTTATGGTAGAGAATCTTTTCTACTTTATCTTTCTTGTAGTGGCTACTGTGCCGATTACAAAATATTCTAGAACAAAAATAGCCTATGTGGGTACAATCTTTTTAGTTCTAGGAAACCTTGGATCTGCCTATGCAAATACTATAGATTCTCTAATGCTTTTACGTGCATTTGTTGCGATAGGATCGGGAATAGTATCTGGTGCTGCGACTGCCTCAGCATCCTCTTCTTCCGAACCGGAACGAACTTTTGCTCTTTCTGGAGTAATGTATTTGTGCATCTTTTCTATCTCGCATGCTCTACTGCCATACATAGTTGAATGGATGGATATAAAAGGAGTTTATTTATCTCTAGCCTTGTACTCACTACTTATTATACCTGCCTATATGTACTTACTACCGCCTATTCTAAAGAACATTGGAAATAGCGATTTTATTACAGAAATCAAGAATGCCCCTTACAAGGCATTGGCAATTATTGCCATGTTTGGGTTATTAATTTATGAGCTAGGTCAAAATGGAGTATTTACTTACATGGATAAATTAGGTGCCAATACGGGTATAGAGTCCGAAGAACGTGGCCTTGCACTATTTCTCTCTTCATTATTTGGTATTAGCGGTGGCATACTAGCAACATGGCTTGGTACAAAATACGGCCGCTTCAAGCCTCTACTTATCGGTGTAATCCTCAATATAGGTATAGGTGCCCTGTTCACAATT